In Candidatus Binatia bacterium, the genomic window ATGCGCTGGATCAGCGCGTCCGCCCGGCTTGGGGCCGGTGGGGCAGGGAGGGGCTCCGTACTGCCCTGCAACTCCCGCAGGACGGCGTGGGTCGAGTCGCGGATCGCCATCAGGTCGTAGCCACCCTCGAGAATGGCGGCGCAGCGGCCTTGGCTGTGATCGCGTGCAATTTCCAGCAGCGTTCGCGCCATGGATCGGAAGCCGCCTTCCGTGACCTGCATGCCGCCGAGTGGGTCGCGGGCGTGGGCGTCGAAGCCCGCCGAAATCAGCACGAATTGCGGATCATACTGGCGTGCGATGGGTTCGATGATCTGCTGGAACGCCTGGTGGTACTCGACGTCACCAAATCCCGCCGGGAAGGCCAGATTCAGGGTGTACCCTTCGCCCTCCCCGCGGCCGACCTCGTCGATGGCCCCGGTGCCGGGATAGTACGGGTACTGGTGGGTGGAAACGTAGAGCACGCCGGGGTCGTCCTCGAACAGGTGCTGTGTCCCGTTGCCGTGATGCAGATCCCAGTCGACGATCAGGATGCGCTCCAAGCCATGACGGCGGCGGAGGTACTCGGCACCCACGGCCACATTGTTGAAGAGGCAGAAGCCCATGGCGCGGTGGCGTTCGGCATGGTGGCCGGGCGGCCGCACGCAGGCGAA contains:
- a CDS encoding histone deacetylase yields the protein MARTGVVIDPRYMDHETGAGHPERPERIAVLLPLADAAPSDLTRVPARPASGDELALVHDPAYVEEVAATQHKPGFAFDADTPTCPESYAVASLAAGGFLALLDAVISGQVPNGFACVRPPGHHAERHRAMGFCLFNNVAVGAEYLRRRHGLERILIVDWDLHHGNGTQHLFEDDPGVLYVSTHQYPYYPGTGAIDEVGRGEGEGYTLNLAFPAGFGDVEYHQAFQQIIEPIARQYDPQFVLISAGFDAHARDPLGGMQVTEGGFRSMARTLLEIARDHSQGRCAAILEGGYDLMAIRDSTHAVLRELQGSTEPLPAPPAPSRADALIQRIKKVQSRYWRP